A region of Myxococcus stipitatus DSM 14675 DNA encodes the following proteins:
- a CDS encoding tetratricopeptide repeat protein yields the protein MSERNDIPRAPVTAAPPVPGAPVKPAPAASEVLTQSVQAAPAAPPSPSMEDEARERIASLEREARALSTTDGQAAAVLFHEVGLLWEEPLKNPRNAAVAFQNAYKLAPRFLVNIRAARRLFADVGNWQMVIQLLDAELAATDDTRHQAALLFEKGIVLQERLSRDDESSACLRQCLERRPTDVVVLTQLESVYAARNDAAALVEVYRLLAAAVQQPSLRAHYLTSAGLLLEERLKQREPAAALLREAFALDRTDPLLLAALKRVSEREGRTDELLEALTAEASLLGSQAAPAYLQIAKVHERIGQKEEALAALLDGRRAAPHEPLVLSELAGIYETQGRYEELADVLLARVGSLNDESELVATNLRLAALYEEVLKREVDAAARYQAIVARIPGHAAALAGLGKLYYRMQNWEGLVSVFDAEVAAAEDAKQKAARMYKAAEILEERLGRQEDAISRYNSCLQLQPGYLPAQKALTRLFERQGRFAELVAMFEQDLLQTSDRDQLITTLNKMAGVYEDRLGDLDHAIECMKRILDLASDHLPTIRNLARLYERAGRYRELLETHDLEASLAGDTKQVLSLLHRNAEILDENLKDRPGAIAAYERVLALSPSYLPALKALGRLYAQDGRWEKLVDMYRAESESSTSTEQAAALIYKIGELYEQRMSREHEAIASYQEALMLAPSYFPALRALARIYRAQGAWENLVEMLREEAANRTDPLERANALFQAAVIWEDALQRPELAIETYQEVLRLTPGHAATLRALERLFLAQDNVKELVAILDRETQVGGTPAAKVTAYLKLARLYLDRFQEPSRAALCCEAVLGLDAGNLTALTLLERIRASDRPRRAELRQRLAERVKDPRLATALRLSAAVDLDKGPAEGTLEAYKRAFEADPADARLAFALERSLRLAGDVAGLARLYTLRLAHARDADEALEMLLRTAELAEVRFGDLERAAALYKQALELQPHCIPALQGTRRVAMRRGDAAEARAALETEARLSKDPRGAIEAFIGAARLASLVQKDTDGAAALYKQALERDPLHPAAQAGLEELLAQRGGSADLAALHERRAEAKLAQKDSTAAATGFVSAARLHHAALGDRTRAVALLEKALMAQPGHVEALELRGSLLLEAQQYAEAAAMLSQRVQQGGDPRTLAAFHLTLGGLYQTHLQDPTRATAHLMTVLSSQPRHIEALERLASIHAQARNWTGAVDCLHKLLQQDLPVESRARFTLDLARTYDEGLGDAAAATPLYRRAMELSPGDPALVDRLVTLYERARNLPELAQMLEAQAQSSASAADPKRAAALRIRVAELYAGPLSEPARATALYRQVVDSDGAHLAARSALAGLYARDTSSVPLAVEEHRQILRQDPTRVDSLHALFKLWEGLRQLDKAFCVASVLQFLRSANEVELAFYTEGRTRLAQEAREALTSTDVDTVLLHPGVRGPLLEVLRAIGDQLEKVYPPSFDIVGVNPKTDKLKPDSAVYKAIRGVAQVFGVEEFDAYQSRRGLAVLETTEPMSVCIGQDVVRRFNAREQKFLLGRAAMGLLNKAAVLEKLSQGETADLFGSAVRIHAPQFAAMGRRNDETVKQLRKAFSRKAIKALESPAMALGDVAKLELSPWLDALDSSADRAGLLITGDVSVGLGMVLREDPNYAGAKLDAPEPVIQAVRDGTRLRTLLAWSFTDDFFRLRQRLGLSL from the coding sequence ATGAGCGAGCGCAACGATATTCCGCGGGCCCCCGTCACGGCCGCGCCTCCGGTTCCTGGAGCGCCCGTGAAGCCCGCCCCCGCCGCCAGCGAGGTCCTCACCCAGTCCGTCCAGGCCGCGCCCGCGGCGCCCCCCTCGCCCAGCATGGAGGACGAGGCCCGCGAGCGCATCGCCTCCCTGGAGCGTGAGGCACGCGCGCTGAGCACCACCGACGGACAGGCCGCCGCGGTGCTCTTCCACGAGGTGGGGCTGCTCTGGGAGGAGCCGCTCAAGAATCCGCGCAACGCGGCGGTCGCGTTCCAGAACGCCTACAAGCTGGCGCCCCGCTTCCTCGTCAACATCCGCGCCGCGCGCCGGCTCTTCGCGGACGTGGGCAACTGGCAGATGGTCATCCAGTTGCTCGACGCGGAGCTGGCCGCCACCGACGACACGCGCCACCAGGCCGCGCTCCTGTTCGAGAAGGGCATCGTCCTCCAGGAGCGGCTGTCTCGCGACGACGAGTCCTCCGCGTGCCTGCGCCAGTGCCTGGAGCGCCGGCCCACGGACGTGGTGGTCCTCACGCAGCTGGAGTCCGTCTACGCCGCGCGCAACGACGCCGCCGCGCTGGTGGAGGTCTACCGGCTCCTCGCGGCCGCGGTGCAGCAGCCGTCGCTGCGCGCGCACTACCTCACGTCCGCGGGCCTGCTGCTGGAGGAGCGGCTCAAGCAGCGCGAGCCCGCCGCCGCCCTGCTGCGCGAGGCGTTCGCGCTGGACCGCACGGACCCGCTGCTGCTCGCCGCGCTCAAGCGCGTGTCGGAGCGCGAGGGCCGGACCGACGAACTGCTCGAGGCCCTCACCGCCGAGGCGTCGCTCCTGGGGTCGCAGGCCGCTCCCGCGTACCTGCAGATCGCCAAGGTGCACGAGCGGATCGGCCAGAAGGAAGAGGCGCTCGCCGCGCTCCTGGATGGCCGCCGCGCCGCGCCGCATGAGCCCCTGGTGCTCAGCGAGCTGGCCGGCATCTACGAGACGCAGGGCCGCTACGAGGAGCTGGCGGACGTGCTGCTCGCGCGCGTGGGCTCGCTCAACGACGAGAGCGAGCTGGTGGCCACCAACCTGCGGCTGGCCGCGCTCTACGAGGAGGTCCTCAAGCGCGAGGTGGACGCGGCGGCGCGCTATCAGGCCATCGTCGCGCGCATCCCCGGCCACGCCGCGGCGCTCGCCGGCCTGGGCAAGCTCTACTACCGCATGCAGAACTGGGAGGGGCTGGTCTCCGTCTTCGACGCGGAGGTCGCCGCCGCCGAGGACGCCAAGCAGAAGGCCGCGCGCATGTACAAGGCGGCGGAGATTCTCGAGGAGCGGCTGGGTCGGCAGGAGGACGCCATCTCCCGCTACAACTCGTGCCTCCAGCTGCAGCCGGGCTACCTCCCCGCGCAGAAGGCCCTCACCCGCCTCTTCGAGCGACAGGGCCGCTTCGCGGAGCTGGTGGCGATGTTCGAACAGGACCTGCTCCAGACGTCGGACCGGGACCAGCTCATCACCACGCTCAACAAGATGGCCGGCGTGTACGAGGACCGGCTGGGAGACCTGGACCACGCCATCGAGTGCATGAAGCGCATCCTCGACCTGGCGTCGGACCACCTGCCCACCATCCGCAACCTGGCGCGGCTGTACGAGCGCGCGGGCCGCTACCGGGAGCTGCTGGAGACGCACGACCTGGAGGCGTCGCTCGCGGGCGACACCAAGCAGGTGCTGTCGCTCCTGCACCGCAACGCGGAGATCCTCGACGAGAACCTGAAGGACCGCCCGGGCGCCATCGCCGCGTATGAGCGCGTGCTGGCGCTGTCTCCCTCGTACCTGCCCGCGCTCAAGGCTCTGGGCCGGCTGTACGCGCAGGACGGCCGCTGGGAGAAGCTGGTGGACATGTACCGGGCGGAGTCGGAGAGCTCGACGTCCACCGAGCAGGCCGCCGCGCTCATCTACAAGATTGGCGAGCTGTACGAGCAGCGGATGTCTCGCGAGCACGAGGCCATCGCGTCGTACCAGGAGGCGCTGATGCTGGCGCCCAGCTACTTCCCGGCGCTGCGCGCGCTGGCCCGCATCTACCGGGCGCAGGGCGCGTGGGAGAACCTGGTGGAGATGCTGCGCGAGGAGGCCGCCAACCGCACGGACCCGCTGGAGCGCGCCAACGCGCTGTTCCAGGCCGCGGTCATCTGGGAGGACGCCCTCCAGCGGCCCGAGCTGGCCATCGAGACGTATCAGGAAGTGCTGCGGCTCACGCCGGGCCATGCCGCCACGCTGCGCGCCCTGGAGCGGTTGTTCCTGGCGCAGGACAACGTGAAGGAGCTGGTGGCCATCCTGGACCGGGAGACGCAGGTGGGCGGCACGCCCGCGGCCAAGGTGACGGCGTACCTCAAGCTGGCGCGGCTCTATCTGGACCGCTTCCAGGAGCCCTCGCGCGCGGCGCTGTGCTGCGAGGCCGTGCTGGGCCTGGACGCGGGCAACCTCACCGCGCTCACGCTGTTGGAGCGCATCCGCGCGTCGGACCGGCCGCGCCGCGCGGAGCTGCGTCAGCGCCTGGCCGAGCGCGTGAAGGACCCGCGCCTGGCCACCGCGCTGCGCCTGTCCGCGGCGGTGGACCTGGACAAGGGCCCCGCCGAGGGAACGCTGGAGGCGTACAAGCGCGCCTTCGAGGCGGACCCGGCGGATGCGCGGCTCGCCTTCGCGCTGGAGCGCTCCCTGCGGCTCGCCGGTGACGTGGCGGGCCTCGCGCGGCTCTACACGCTGCGGCTCGCCCACGCCCGCGACGCCGATGAAGCACTGGAGATGCTCCTGCGCACGGCCGAGCTCGCGGAGGTCCGCTTCGGGGACCTGGAGCGCGCGGCGGCCCTCTACAAGCAGGCGCTGGAGCTGCAACCGCATTGCATCCCGGCGCTGCAGGGGACGCGGCGCGTGGCGATGCGGCGCGGGGATGCGGCCGAGGCTCGGGCCGCGCTGGAGACCGAGGCCCGGCTCAGCAAGGACCCGCGGGGCGCCATCGAGGCGTTCATCGGCGCGGCGCGGCTCGCCTCGCTCGTGCAGAAGGACACGGACGGCGCGGCGGCGCTCTACAAGCAGGCGCTGGAGAGAGACCCGCTGCACCCGGCCGCGCAGGCGGGGCTGGAGGAGCTGCTCGCCCAGCGCGGGGGCTCCGCGGACCTGGCGGCGCTGCATGAGCGGCGCGCCGAGGCGAAGCTGGCGCAGAAGGACAGCACCGCGGCGGCCACGGGCTTCGTGAGCGCGGCGCGGCTCCACCATGCGGCCCTGGGCGACAGGACTCGCGCGGTGGCGCTGCTGGAGAAGGCGCTCATGGCGCAGCCGGGCCATGTCGAGGCGCTGGAGCTGCGCGGCTCGCTGCTCCTGGAGGCGCAGCAGTACGCGGAGGCCGCGGCCATGCTGAGCCAGCGCGTGCAGCAAGGGGGAGACCCTCGGACGCTCGCGGCGTTCCACCTCACGCTGGGCGGCCTGTACCAGACGCATCTGCAGGACCCGACGCGCGCCACGGCGCACCTGATGACCGTGCTCTCCTCGCAGCCTCGGCACATCGAGGCGCTGGAGCGGCTGGCCTCGATCCATGCGCAGGCCCGCAACTGGACCGGCGCGGTGGACTGCCTGCACAAGCTCCTGCAGCAAGACCTGCCCGTGGAGTCGCGGGCGCGCTTCACGCTGGACCTGGCGCGCACCTACGACGAGGGACTGGGCGACGCGGCCGCGGCCACCCCGCTGTATCGCCGCGCGATGGAGCTCTCGCCGGGAGACCCGGCGTTGGTGGACCGGCTCGTGACGCTGTACGAGCGGGCTCGCAACCTGCCGGAGCTGGCGCAGATGCTGGAGGCGCAGGCGCAGTCCTCGGCTTCGGCGGCGGACCCGAAGCGGGCCGCGGCGCTGCGCATCCGGGTGGCGGAGCTGTACGCCGGCCCGCTGTCCGAGCCCGCGCGCGCCACCGCGCTGTACCGCCAGGTGGTCGACAGCGACGGTGCCCATCTCGCGGCGCGCTCGGCGCTCGCGGGGCTGTATGCGCGGGACACCTCGTCCGTGCCCCTGGCCGTCGAGGAGCACCGGCAGATCCTCCGCCAGGACCCGACGCGCGTGGACAGCCTGCATGCGCTGTTCAAGCTGTGGGAGGGACTGCGGCAGCTCGACAAGGCGTTCTGCGTGGCGTCGGTGCTGCAGTTCCTGCGCTCGGCGAACGAGGTGGAGCTGGCCTTCTACACGGAGGGCCGCACGCGGCTGGCGCAGGAGGCTCGCGAGGCCCTCACGTCGACGGACGTGGACACCGTGCTGCTGCATCCGGGTGTCCGCGGGCCGCTGCTCGAGGTGCTGCGCGCCATCGGCGACCAGCTCGAGAAGGTGTATCCCCCGAGCTTCGACATCGTCGGCGTCAATCCCAAGACGGACAAGCTCAAGCCGGACAGCGCCGTGTACAAGGCCATCCGCGGCGTGGCGCAGGTGTTCGGCGTGGAGGAGTTCGACGCGTACCAGTCGCGTCGTGGCCTGGCCGTGCTGGAGACCACCGAGCCGATGTCCGTGTGCATCGGCCAGGACGTGGTGCGGCGCTTCAACGCCCGGGAGCAGAAGTTCCTGCTGGGCCGCGCGGCGATGGGCCTGCTCAACAAGGCGGCGGTGCTGGAGAAGCTGTCCCAGGGCGAGACGGCGGACCTCTTCGGCAGCGCGGTGCGCATCCACGCGCCGCAGTTCGCCGCGATGGGGCGACGCAACGACGAGACGGTGAAGCAGCTGCGCAAGGCCTTCTCACGCAAGGCCATCAAGGCGCTGGAGAGCCCGGCGATGGCGCTGGGGGACGTCGCGAAGCTGGAGCTGTCGCCCTGGCTGGATGCGCTGGACTCCTCGGCGGACCGGGCCGGGTTGCTCATCACCGGGGACGTGTCCGTGGGCCTGGGCATGGTGCTGCGCGAGGACCCGAACTACGCGGGCGCGAAGCTGGACGCTCCCGAGCCCGTCATCCAAGCGGTGCGGGATGGAACGCGGCTGCGCACGTTGCTCGCGTGGTCCTTCACGGACGACTTCTTCCGGCTGCGTCAGCGGCTGGGACTGTCGCTGTAG
- a CDS encoding competence/damage-inducible protein A codes for MERSGAAAIIIGNEVLTAKVQDQNGPHLIKRLREVGIPLRSVETILDDVDAIVDAMSRARQKARYVFTSGGIGPTHDDVTVRAVALALGKPVVRLPEMVSLIEARAPGGKVTAEGMRLADAPEGAVLLPQAGTWFPVLTVGDIFLLPGVPQLFRMQLETVLARLSGTPVVLHNLFLGLGESEIAAVLDAVALSMPHVAIGSYPEFDPTKDYRVKITIECADRGPVEEAVARIVGGLPEGAVLRRE; via the coding sequence ATGGAGCGTTCGGGTGCGGCGGCAATCATCATCGGCAATGAGGTCCTGACCGCGAAGGTCCAGGACCAGAACGGTCCACACCTCATCAAGCGGCTGCGCGAGGTGGGCATCCCCCTCCGCTCGGTGGAGACCATCCTCGATGACGTGGACGCCATCGTCGATGCGATGAGCCGGGCCCGTCAGAAGGCTCGCTACGTCTTCACCAGTGGCGGCATTGGCCCCACCCACGATGACGTCACGGTGCGGGCGGTGGCGCTGGCCCTCGGGAAGCCGGTGGTGCGGCTGCCGGAGATGGTGTCGCTCATCGAGGCCCGCGCCCCGGGAGGCAAGGTCACGGCGGAAGGCATGCGCCTGGCGGATGCGCCCGAAGGCGCCGTGCTGCTGCCGCAAGCGGGGACGTGGTTCCCCGTCCTGACCGTGGGAGACATCTTCCTGCTGCCCGGCGTGCCCCAGCTCTTCCGGATGCAGTTGGAGACGGTACTCGCGAGGCTGAGTGGCACCCCCGTGGTGCTCCACAACCTGTTCCTGGGCCTGGGGGAGAGTGAGATCGCCGCCGTGCTGGATGCCGTGGCCTTGAGCATGCCGCACGTGGCCATCGGCTCGTATCCGGAGTTCGACCCCACGAAGGACTACCGCGTGAAGATCACCATCGAATGCGCGGACCGGGGCCCCGTGGAGGAGGCCGTCGCGCGAATCGTCGGCGGACTTCCCGAGGGCGCGGTGCTGCGGCGGGAGTAG
- the tmk gene encoding dTMP kinase — protein MSAARTAARKGRFIVLEGLDGAGTTTQVERLASALRAEGHVVVTTREPSDGPVGTMIRQALTGRLGLPHGAGPLTSETLALLFAADRTDHLAARVLPALAEGKLVLCDRYVLSSLAYQGASLPMAWVEAINSHAVSPDLTLFVGVAPEVAAKRRAVRGGAEELFEADEAQRRIAKQYLAAIRRRAKKERIVHIDGEQGIEAVTAASLVEIRRLLGRKR, from the coding sequence GTGAGCGCCGCGCGAACGGCCGCCCGCAAGGGGCGGTTCATCGTCCTGGAGGGGCTCGACGGTGCGGGGACCACCACGCAGGTGGAGCGGCTGGCCTCGGCGCTCCGCGCGGAAGGGCACGTGGTGGTGACCACCCGCGAGCCCTCCGATGGGCCCGTGGGGACGATGATTCGCCAGGCCCTCACGGGCCGGCTGGGGCTGCCCCATGGGGCCGGCCCGCTGACGTCCGAGACGCTGGCGCTCTTGTTCGCAGCGGACCGCACGGACCACCTCGCGGCGCGGGTGTTGCCCGCGTTGGCGGAGGGGAAGCTGGTCCTCTGCGACCGGTATGTCCTGTCCTCGCTGGCCTACCAGGGAGCGTCGCTGCCCATGGCCTGGGTGGAGGCCATCAACAGCCACGCGGTGTCCCCGGACCTGACGTTGTTCGTGGGAGTCGCCCCCGAAGTCGCGGCGAAGCGGCGCGCGGTGCGGGGGGGCGCGGAGGAGTTGTTCGAGGCGGATGAGGCGCAGCGGCGCATCGCGAAGCAGTACCTGGCCGCCATCCGCCGCCGCGCGAAGAAGGAGCGCATCGTCCACATCGATGGCGAGCAGGGCATCGAGGCGGTGACGGCGGCCTCCCTCGTGGAGATTCGCAGGCTCCTGGGCCGCAAGCGCTGA